One Comamonas endophytica DNA window includes the following coding sequences:
- a CDS encoding sirohydrochlorin chelatase, whose protein sequence is MTSPAPTCGVILLGHGSRDPLWRAPIEAVQARIAQAQPQTPCCCAYLELTAPDLGQAADQLIARGVQRLRITPMFLGTGKHAREDIPRLVAELKARHPGIAVEVQASVGEDARVTALLAQIATESSPPTA, encoded by the coding sequence ACCTGCGGCGTGATCCTGCTCGGCCATGGATCGCGCGACCCGCTATGGCGCGCGCCCATCGAGGCGGTCCAGGCACGCATCGCCCAGGCGCAGCCGCAGACCCCCTGCTGTTGTGCCTACCTGGAACTCACCGCACCGGACCTGGGCCAGGCCGCGGACCAGTTGATTGCCCGGGGCGTACAGCGCCTGCGCATCACGCCGATGTTCCTCGGCACCGGCAAGCATGCGCGCGAAGACATCCCGCGCCTGGTGGCCGAACTGAAGGCACGCCATCCCGGAATCGCGGTGGAAGTGCAGGCGTCGGTGGGCGAAGATGCGCGCGTCACGGCGCTGCTGGCGCAAATTGCCACCGAGTCCTCGCCGCCGACGGCCTGA